One Paraburkholderia kururiensis DNA window includes the following coding sequences:
- a CDS encoding FAD-binding oxidoreductase, whose protein sequence is MMRDAATFEPVESRVTKPEFWRALPARWTSEDEEALVCCHVRQETHDVKSFFFRSPQGRAFVFEPGQFITLELEIDGETINRCYTISSAPTRPHTISITVKRVPGGKVSNWLHDNLQAGMSVRVLGPAGEFTCARHPARKFLFLSAGSGITPLMSMSRAHHELGDDQDIVFVHSARTPDDIIFARELDLIASNQANFRTSFVCERLGARTNWPGVTGFLTLPLLKLIAPDFMEREVFTCGPAPYMKAVRDLLDEAGFDRRHYHEESFSFETLVSESAASDAASAETATEEQSQAGNGVARFTVSFARSHREITCGADQPVLTAAREAGVRLPASCTQGMCGTCKVKLVSGQVEMKHNGGIRQREIDQGMVLLCCSKPLSDLVVDK, encoded by the coding sequence ATGATGCGGGATGCGGCCACCTTTGAGCCCGTGGAAAGCCGTGTGACGAAGCCGGAATTCTGGCGCGCGTTGCCCGCGCGCTGGACCAGCGAAGACGAGGAAGCGCTGGTGTGCTGCCACGTCCGGCAGGAAACGCACGACGTGAAGAGCTTTTTCTTCCGCTCGCCGCAGGGCCGCGCGTTCGTGTTCGAGCCGGGGCAGTTCATCACGCTCGAACTCGAGATAGACGGCGAGACCATCAACCGCTGCTACACGATCTCGTCGGCGCCTACGCGGCCTCATACCATTTCGATCACCGTGAAGCGCGTGCCGGGCGGCAAGGTATCGAACTGGCTGCACGACAACCTGCAGGCCGGCATGAGCGTGCGCGTGCTGGGCCCGGCCGGCGAATTCACGTGTGCGCGTCACCCGGCGCGCAAGTTTCTCTTCCTCTCCGCGGGGTCGGGCATCACGCCGCTCATGTCGATGAGCCGCGCGCATCACGAGCTGGGCGACGACCAGGACATCGTCTTCGTGCACAGCGCCCGCACGCCCGACGACATCATCTTCGCGCGCGAACTCGATCTCATTGCGTCGAACCAGGCGAACTTCCGCACGTCGTTCGTTTGCGAGCGGCTGGGCGCGCGCACGAACTGGCCCGGCGTCACGGGCTTTCTCACGTTGCCGCTGTTGAAGCTGATTGCGCCGGACTTCATGGAGCGCGAGGTGTTTACCTGCGGCCCCGCGCCCTACATGAAGGCCGTGCGCGATCTGCTGGACGAAGCCGGCTTCGATCGCCGCCACTACCACGAAGAGAGCTTCTCGTTTGAGACACTGGTGAGCGAGAGCGCGGCAAGCGACGCGGCGAGCGCCGAGACGGCGACAGAAGAGCAGTCGCAAGCCGGCAACGGTGTCGCGCGCTTTACCGTGAGCTTCGCGCGCAGTCATCGCGAGATCACGTGCGGTGCCGATCAACCGGTGCTCACGGCCGCACGCGAAGCCGGCGTGAGACTGCCCGCTTCGTGCACGCAAGGCATGTGCGGCACCTGCAAGGTGAAGCTCGTCTCGGGCCAGGTGGAGATGAAGCACAACGGCGGCATACGCCAGCGCGAAATCGATCAGGGCATGGTGCTGTTGTGTTGCAGCAAGCCGCTTTCGGATCTCGTCGTCGACAAGTAG
- a CDS encoding choline ABC transporter substrate-binding protein, translated as MKHRWIAVLLCALATAMPFAVATSSARAAEPAACTTVRMADPGWTDIDATNAVTGVLLKALGYQQNVANISVPITYQGLKKGQIDVFLGNWMPAQGPLVKPFVDEHAIDVLHANLTNAKFTLAVPDYVADAGVHTFADLAKHADQFDKHIYGIEPGAPANQNIKKMIADKAFGLGNWSLVESSETGMLTQVERAVRDHKWIVFLAWEPHLMNTKFHLTYLAGGDAYFGPNYGGATVNTVTRAGFAGECSNLARLFTQLTFNVDLENHIIANVLQDKVDVNTAARRALQSNPGLLQAWLKGVTTVNGADGLQAVNASLGLH; from the coding sequence ATGAAACACCGCTGGATTGCAGTGCTGCTGTGCGCGCTTGCCACCGCCATGCCGTTCGCCGTCGCCACGTCGTCTGCACGCGCGGCCGAACCGGCCGCCTGCACGACGGTGCGCATGGCCGACCCGGGCTGGACCGACATCGACGCCACCAACGCCGTGACGGGCGTGCTTCTGAAGGCGCTCGGCTACCAGCAGAACGTGGCCAACATTTCGGTGCCCATCACGTACCAGGGCCTGAAAAAAGGGCAGATCGACGTGTTCCTCGGCAACTGGATGCCGGCTCAAGGGCCGCTCGTGAAGCCGTTCGTGGACGAACACGCCATCGACGTGCTGCATGCCAACCTCACGAACGCGAAGTTCACGCTCGCGGTGCCCGACTATGTGGCGGATGCGGGCGTCCACACGTTCGCGGACCTCGCCAAGCACGCGGACCAGTTCGACAAGCACATCTACGGCATCGAGCCCGGCGCGCCCGCCAACCAGAACATCAAGAAGATGATTGCCGACAAGGCCTTCGGGCTCGGCAACTGGTCGCTCGTGGAGTCGAGCGAGACGGGCATGCTCACGCAGGTGGAGCGTGCCGTGCGCGACCACAAATGGATCGTGTTCCTCGCGTGGGAGCCGCATTTGATGAACACGAAGTTCCACCTCACGTACCTCGCCGGCGGCGACGCGTATTTCGGACCCAACTACGGCGGCGCCACGGTCAATACGGTGACGCGTGCAGGCTTTGCCGGCGAGTGCTCGAACCTCGCGCGTCTCTTCACGCAGCTCACGTTCAACGTGGATCTCGAAAACCACATCATCGCCAACGTCCTGCAGGACAAGGTGGACGTGAACACGGCGGCGCGGCGCGCGCTGCAGAGCAATCCGGGGTTGCTGCAAGCGTGGCTCAAGGGTGTCACCACGGTCAACGGCGCGGACGGCCTGCAAGCCGTGAATGCCTCGCTCGGACTGCATTAG
- a CDS encoding electron transfer flavoprotein subunit beta/FixA family protein, which produces MEARDGTRVKRIAVLVSVGRHPVSGVARYSRNDAAALEIGRTLAGRWGAQLDVLHAGDARNPALEGYLALGAERVEVLACGNADEDNEGAAVAALAARVQGYDLVLTGTCAEGAFDSGLLPYQLADRLGYPLVNAAVDVAPEPGMSGAAGTAAVRVRQFLPKGLRRAVAVTLPAVVAVHPLAAVAPRYAYARLRAGAIMAGRPEAAAQPGSQRGSQQALSGREQRTMTDEQPWTIGPIERKPVRLAAAEKRSGHARMLSATTTESRGGSVVIEGSSVEKAQVILRYLREHQLIDY; this is translated from the coding sequence ATGGAAGCGCGCGACGGCACGCGCGTGAAGCGCATCGCGGTGCTCGTTTCGGTGGGGCGGCATCCCGTGAGCGGGGTGGCGCGCTACAGCCGCAACGATGCGGCGGCGCTCGAAATCGGCCGCACGCTCGCGGGACGCTGGGGCGCACAGCTCGACGTGCTGCACGCGGGCGACGCCCGGAACCCCGCGCTGGAAGGGTATCTGGCGCTCGGCGCCGAGCGCGTGGAAGTGCTTGCGTGCGGCAATGCCGACGAAGACAACGAGGGCGCCGCGGTGGCCGCGCTGGCCGCCCGCGTGCAGGGCTACGACCTCGTGCTGACGGGCACGTGCGCTGAAGGCGCCTTCGACAGCGGCCTGCTGCCGTACCAGCTTGCGGACCGCCTGGGTTATCCGCTCGTGAACGCGGCCGTGGACGTCGCGCCCGAGCCTGGCATGTCGGGCGCGGCGGGCACGGCGGCGGTGCGCGTGCGCCAGTTTTTGCCGAAGGGCCTGCGCCGCGCGGTGGCGGTGACGCTGCCTGCCGTGGTGGCCGTGCATCCGCTCGCGGCCGTCGCGCCGCGCTACGCCTATGCGCGGCTGCGTGCCGGAGCCATCATGGCTGGGCGGCCCGAGGCGGCTGCCCAGCCTGGCTCGCAGCGCGGCTCGCAACAAGCGCTTTCGGGGCGCGAACAGCGCACCATGACCGACGAGCAACCCTGGACCATCGGCCCCATCGAGCGCAAGCCCGTGCGGCTTGCCGCCGCCGAAAAACGCTCGGGCCATGCCCGCATGCTCTCGGCCACCACGACCGAAAGCCGCGGCGGCAGCGTCGTAATTGAAGGGAGTTCGGTCGAAAAAGCACAAGTGATCCTCCGCTATTTGCGGGAGCATCAACTCATCGATTACTAG
- a CDS encoding GlxA family transcriptional regulator — translation MPEDISFLLLPGFSAIGFMSAVEPLRVANRFRGELYRWHILSVDGAPVAASNGITLNAEAACADAEIRNIGAVGTLFVVAGFEPLACYTRALGDWLARLDRAGATLGGIDTGGFVLAEAGLFRKTDRLTVHWEALSAFRERYPALDASQELFEIGERRITCAGGTASIDMMLDLIGRRHGADLAAQVSEQFVLSRIRQRSDHQRLEIAARYGVHNRKLIQVIGAMEQHMEDPLTPDDLASEVGVTRRQLERLFCSALQDTPTHFYLQLRLDRARELLQQTDMSITSVCVACGFESPSHFSRTYRARFGTSPRRDRRPHGGARRSAKEEEEAVGAA, via the coding sequence ATGCCTGAAGACATCTCGTTCCTGCTGCTGCCCGGCTTCTCCGCCATCGGCTTCATGTCCGCCGTGGAGCCGCTGCGCGTCGCCAACCGCTTTCGCGGCGAGCTGTACCGCTGGCACATTCTGAGCGTGGACGGTGCGCCCGTGGCGGCGAGCAACGGCATCACGCTGAATGCGGAAGCCGCGTGCGCCGACGCCGAGATACGCAACATCGGCGCCGTGGGCACGCTCTTCGTCGTGGCCGGCTTCGAGCCGCTCGCCTGCTACACGCGCGCGCTCGGCGACTGGCTCGCGCGCCTCGACCGCGCGGGCGCGACGCTAGGCGGCATCGATACCGGCGGCTTCGTGCTAGCCGAAGCCGGCCTCTTTCGCAAGACCGACCGCCTCACGGTGCATTGGGAAGCGCTGTCGGCGTTCCGCGAGCGCTACCCGGCGCTCGACGCGAGCCAGGAACTCTTCGAGATCGGCGAGCGGCGCATTACCTGCGCGGGCGGCACGGCGTCCATCGACATGATGCTGGACCTGATCGGCCGCCGTCATGGCGCGGACCTCGCGGCGCAGGTGTCGGAGCAGTTCGTGCTTTCGCGCATTCGCCAGCGCTCGGACCATCAGCGGCTCGAAATCGCGGCGCGCTACGGCGTGCACAACCGCAAGCTGATTCAGGTGATCGGCGCGATGGAACAGCACATGGAAGACCCGCTCACGCCCGACGACCTCGCAAGCGAAGTGGGCGTGACGCGCCGGCAACTGGAGCGGCTCTTCTGTTCGGCGCTGCAGGACACGCCCACGCACTTCTACCTTCAGTTGCGGCTCGACCGCGCGCGCGAGCTGCTGCAACAGACCGACATGTCGATCACGTCCGTGTGCGTCGCCTGCGGCTTCGAATCGCCGTCGCACTTTTCGCGCACCTACCGCGCGCGATTCGGCACGAGCCCGCGGCGCGACCGCCGTCCGCATGGCGGCGCACGACGCAGCGCGAAAGAAGAAGAGGAAGCGGTAGGCGCGGCGTGA
- a CDS encoding aromatic ring-hydroxylating oxygenase subunit alpha, giving the protein MKVSADVRALIERRKKGYSLEAPFYLSDEIFALDMEAIFRRHWIQVGVEPDVPEPGDYVTVELGHDSILIVRDDDMQVRAFHNVCRHRGARLCNEDKGSVGNIVCPYHSWTYNLTGDLMFAEHMGEQFDRCKHSLKPVHVQSLAGLIFVCLADEPPVDFELMRAAMEPYMLPHDLPNCKIAAQIDIIEKGNWKLTMENNRECYHCVANHPELTISLYEYGFGYQPSPANAEGMAAFERTCVERAAQWESMNLPSVEIDRLTDVTGFRTQRLPLDRSGESQTLDAKVASKKLLGEFRQADLGGLSFWTQPNSWHHFMSDHIVTFSVIPLSAGETLVRTKWLVHKDAKEGVDYDVKNLTAVWNATNDQDRALVEYSQRGASSSAYEPGPYSPFTEGLVEKFCEWYIGRLEAQIEK; this is encoded by the coding sequence ATGAAAGTATCGGCAGACGTGCGCGCGCTGATCGAACGGCGCAAAAAGGGTTACAGCCTCGAAGCACCGTTTTATCTGAGCGACGAGATTTTCGCACTCGACATGGAAGCCATCTTCCGCCGGCACTGGATCCAGGTCGGCGTGGAGCCGGACGTTCCCGAACCGGGCGACTACGTCACGGTGGAACTGGGCCACGACTCGATCCTGATCGTGCGCGACGACGACATGCAGGTGCGCGCGTTCCACAACGTGTGCCGCCATCGCGGCGCACGGCTGTGCAACGAGGACAAGGGGTCGGTGGGCAACATCGTCTGCCCGTATCACAGCTGGACCTACAACCTCACGGGCGACCTGATGTTCGCCGAACACATGGGCGAGCAGTTCGACCGCTGCAAGCACAGCCTGAAGCCCGTGCACGTGCAGAGCCTGGCCGGCCTGATCTTCGTGTGCCTTGCGGACGAACCGCCCGTCGACTTCGAGCTGATGCGCGCCGCCATGGAGCCGTACATGCTCCCGCACGATCTGCCGAACTGCAAGATCGCGGCGCAGATCGACATCATCGAAAAGGGCAACTGGAAGCTCACGATGGAGAACAACCGCGAGTGCTATCACTGCGTGGCGAACCATCCCGAGCTCACCATCTCGCTCTATGAATACGGCTTCGGCTACCAGCCGTCGCCCGCCAACGCCGAAGGCATGGCCGCGTTCGAGCGCACCTGCGTGGAGCGCGCGGCGCAGTGGGAGTCGATGAACCTGCCTTCGGTGGAGATCGACCGCCTCACGGACGTCACGGGCTTTCGCACGCAGCGCCTGCCGCTCGACCGCAGCGGCGAGTCGCAGACGCTCGACGCCAAGGTGGCCTCGAAGAAGCTGCTGGGCGAGTTCCGGCAAGCGGACCTGGGCGGCCTCTCGTTCTGGACGCAGCCGAATTCGTGGCACCACTTCATGAGCGACCACATCGTGACGTTCTCGGTCATTCCGCTGTCGGCCGGCGAAACGCTGGTACGCACGAAGTGGCTCGTGCACAAGGACGCGAAAGAGGGCGTGGATTACGACGTGAAGAACCTCACGGCCGTCTGGAATGCGACCAACGACCAGGACCGCGCGCTCGTGGAATATTCGCAGCGCGGCGCGTCGAGCAGCGCGTACGAGCCCGGTCCGTATTCGCCGTTCACGGAAGGCCTCGTCGAGAAGTTTTGCGAGTGGTACATCGGCCGCCTCGAAGCGCAGATCGAAAAGTGA
- a CDS encoding choline sulfate utilization transcriptional regulator, with protein MTEQDRLPPMQALAVFESAARLASFSAAARELGATQPAVSQRIVQLENDLGAPLFERTPRGVTLTPDGERLYEAVRVSLESIRVAAADIRARRSDEALTLLTDFGFATYWLMPRLMRLKESLPGLSVKIVTSQHGYDPHRDHADVAIAFGNGDWAPCTSTRLFQEEVTPVCSPTFLAAHPEAATPAGLTHLPLLHVQPTQPERWLSWRGWFAAQQIVAPDERHGMMFNSYALVIHAALMNQGIALGWRPLVDELVATGQLVRLADEPVTTASGYFLVCPPARPEAAATPLFRRWLLSECA; from the coding sequence ATGACGGAGCAGGACCGCTTGCCGCCCATGCAGGCGCTCGCCGTATTCGAGTCGGCCGCGCGCCTCGCGAGCTTTTCGGCCGCGGCGCGCGAACTGGGCGCCACGCAGCCCGCGGTGAGCCAGCGCATCGTGCAGCTCGAAAACGATCTGGGCGCACCGCTCTTCGAGCGCACGCCGCGCGGCGTCACGCTCACGCCCGACGGCGAACGGCTCTACGAGGCGGTGCGCGTGAGCCTCGAATCCATTCGCGTAGCAGCCGCCGATATCCGCGCGCGCCGCTCCGACGAAGCGCTCACGCTGCTCACCGACTTCGGCTTCGCCACCTACTGGCTCATGCCGCGCCTCATGCGTCTCAAGGAAAGCCTGCCGGGCTTGAGCGTGAAGATCGTCACCTCGCAGCACGGCTACGATCCGCACCGCGATCACGCCGACGTCGCCATTGCGTTCGGCAATGGCGACTGGGCGCCGTGCACGTCGACGCGGCTCTTCCAGGAAGAAGTGACGCCCGTGTGCTCCCCGACGTTTCTCGCGGCGCATCCCGAGGCGGCCACGCCCGCGGGCCTCACGCATCTGCCGCTGCTGCACGTGCAACCGACGCAGCCCGAGCGCTGGCTCTCGTGGCGCGGCTGGTTTGCGGCGCAGCAGATCGTGGCGCCCGACGAGCGGCACGGCATGATGTTCAACAGCTACGCGCTCGTCATTCACGCGGCGTTGATGAATCAGGGCATTGCGCTCGGCTGGCGACCGCTGGTGGATGAACTCGTGGCGACGGGACAACTCGTGCGGCTTGCGGACGAGCCCGTGACGACCGCGAGCGGCTACTTCCTCGTGTGCCCGCCCGCGCGGCCCGAAGCAGCGGCCACGCCGTTGTTCCGGCGCTGGTTGCTGTCCGAGTGCGCATAG
- a CDS encoding porin, with translation MKRLNATLSGVALALAGMPAVSHAQSSVTLYGILDAGITWVNNTGGSHVVKFDDGISYGNRWGLKGTEDLGGGLSAVFVLENGFHLGNGQLGFGGTEFGRQAYVGLKNSWGTLSFGNQLDMTEEMVYLYNVSAWGSGYAIHQGDFDRFNGDRLPNSVKFLSNEFAGFMFGGMYSFGNVAGNFHQDSAWSVGAHYANGPFTLGAAYTQLNNPHGIYAFDPYAMIGTSTFLGRPTISVDAATGAITDLYSSNSFPVDRQGTFGIGSSYAIGDVTLMGNFTYTQIKAFGNTSHMQVAEGGASWQVTPAFSAIGGYQYTHFDGHHWNQLSAGLHYLLSKRTDVYISGDWLKASSGVNAVIGYSFTPSTTTTQADVRIGMRHSF, from the coding sequence ATGAAAAGACTGAACGCCACACTTTCAGGGGTCGCGCTTGCGCTCGCAGGCATGCCGGCCGTGAGCCACGCGCAGAGCAGCGTGACGCTGTACGGCATCCTCGACGCAGGCATTACGTGGGTGAACAACACGGGCGGCTCGCACGTCGTGAAGTTCGACGACGGCATTTCCTACGGCAACCGCTGGGGCCTGAAGGGCACCGAGGACCTGGGCGGCGGTCTCTCCGCGGTCTTCGTGCTCGAAAACGGCTTTCACCTCGGCAACGGGCAGCTCGGTTTCGGCGGCACGGAATTCGGACGCCAGGCGTATGTGGGCCTCAAGAACAGCTGGGGCACGCTCTCGTTCGGTAATCAGCTCGACATGACGGAGGAGATGGTCTACCTCTACAACGTGTCGGCGTGGGGCTCGGGCTACGCGATTCACCAGGGCGACTTCGACCGCTTCAACGGCGACCGTCTGCCGAATTCGGTGAAGTTCCTCTCGAACGAATTCGCGGGCTTCATGTTCGGCGGCATGTACTCGTTCGGCAACGTGGCGGGCAATTTCCATCAGGACAGCGCATGGAGCGTCGGCGCGCATTATGCGAACGGTCCGTTCACGCTGGGCGCCGCCTACACGCAGCTCAACAATCCGCACGGCATCTACGCGTTCGACCCGTACGCGATGATCGGCACGAGCACCTTCCTCGGCCGGCCCACTATCAGTGTGGACGCGGCGACGGGCGCGATCACGGACCTCTATTCGAGCAACTCGTTCCCCGTGGATCGCCAGGGCACGTTCGGCATCGGCTCGAGCTATGCCATCGGCGACGTCACGCTGATGGGCAACTTCACGTACACGCAGATCAAGGCGTTCGGCAACACCTCGCACATGCAGGTCGCCGAAGGCGGCGCGAGCTGGCAGGTCACGCCCGCGTTCAGCGCGATCGGCGGCTATCAGTACACGCACTTCGATGGGCACCACTGGAACCAGCTGTCGGCGGGGCTTCACTATCTGCTTTCGAAGCGCACCGACGTGTACATCTCCGGCGACTGGCTCAAGGCATCGAGCGGCGTGAACGCCGTGATCGGCTACAGCTTCACGCCTTCCACCACCACGACGCAGGCGGACGTGCGCATCGGCATGCGGCATTCGTTCTGA
- the betC gene encoding choline-sulfatase: MSSGRKPNILVLMADQMTPFALRAYGHRLSITPRIDALAREGVVFDAAYCASPLCAPARFSMLAGKLPSQIGAYDNAAEFPAQTLTFAHYLRAEGYRTILAGKMHFCGADQLHGFEERLTTDIYPADFGWVPDWTQPEVRPSWYHNMSSVLDAGPCVRTNQLDFDDEVTFTSRQKLFDIVRERAAGRDDRPFCLVASLTHPHDPYAISQPYWDLYRDEDIDLPRTSLTFDESDPHSQRLRHVSETDRTPPTQEQVRRARHAYYGALSYVDAQFGAILDALQQTGLADDTIVVLTSDHGDMLGERGLWYKMTFFEGGVRVPLIVHAPQRFAPHRVAAPVSHLDLLPTLVELATGEPRKEWPDAIDGTSLVPQLHGQLGERSEGLAIGEYLAEGAIAPMVMVRRGDYKFIHSPVDPDQLYDLARDPQELHNLAQEASFAPLMASLRAELAERWNLTALHEDVLASQRRRRFHFEATTRGRIQSWDWQPFTDASQRYMRNHIELDTLEALARFPRVPAGSSTR, encoded by the coding sequence ATGAGCTCTGGCAGGAAGCCTAACATTCTCGTTCTGATGGCGGACCAGATGACGCCGTTCGCGCTGCGTGCCTACGGTCATCGTTTGTCCATCACGCCGCGCATCGACGCGCTCGCGCGCGAAGGCGTGGTGTTCGACGCCGCCTATTGCGCGAGCCCGCTCTGTGCGCCCGCGCGTTTTTCGATGCTCGCGGGCAAGCTGCCCTCGCAGATCGGCGCCTACGATAACGCCGCAGAATTCCCCGCGCAAACGCTGACCTTCGCGCACTATCTGCGCGCGGAAGGCTACCGCACGATACTCGCGGGCAAGATGCATTTCTGCGGCGCGGATCAGTTGCACGGCTTCGAGGAACGCCTCACCACCGACATCTATCCCGCCGACTTCGGCTGGGTGCCGGACTGGACGCAGCCCGAGGTGCGGCCCAGCTGGTATCACAACATGAGCTCCGTGCTGGACGCGGGGCCGTGCGTACGCACCAACCAGCTCGACTTCGACGACGAAGTCACGTTCACGTCGCGCCAGAAGCTCTTCGACATCGTGCGCGAGCGGGCCGCGGGTCGAGACGATCGCCCGTTCTGCCTCGTGGCGTCGCTCACGCATCCGCACGATCCGTACGCGATTTCGCAGCCGTATTGGGACCTTTATCGCGACGAGGACATCGATCTGCCGCGCACGTCGCTGACCTTCGACGAGAGCGACCCGCATTCGCAGCGCCTGCGCCACGTGAGCGAAACCGACCGCACGCCGCCCACGCAGGAGCAGGTGCGCCGCGCACGTCACGCCTACTACGGTGCGCTCTCGTATGTGGATGCGCAGTTCGGCGCGATACTCGACGCGCTTCAGCAAACGGGCCTCGCCGACGACACCATCGTCGTGCTCACGTCCGACCACGGCGACATGCTGGGCGAGCGCGGCCTCTGGTACAAGATGACATTTTTCGAAGGCGGCGTGCGCGTGCCGCTGATCGTGCATGCGCCGCAGCGTTTTGCGCCGCATCGTGTGGCGGCACCGGTTTCGCACCTCGATCTGTTGCCCACGCTCGTCGAACTCGCCACAGGCGAGCCGCGCAAGGAATGGCCCGATGCCATCGACGGTACGAGCCTCGTGCCTCAACTGCATGGTCAGCTTGGAGAACGCAGTGAGGGACTTGCGATTGGCGAGTACCTGGCCGAAGGCGCCATCGCGCCGATGGTGATGGTGCGACGCGGCGACTACAAGTTCATCCATTCGCCCGTGGATCCGGACCAGCTCTACGACCTTGCGCGCGATCCGCAGGAGTTGCACAACCTTGCACAGGAGGCGTCTTTCGCTCCGCTCATGGCGTCGTTGCGTGCGGAGCTGGCCGAGCGCTGGAACCTGACGGCGCTGCACGAAGACGTGCTCGCGAGCCAGCGGCGGCGGCGCTTTCACTTCGAGGCCACCACGCGGGGGCGCATCCAGTCGTGGGACTGGCAGCCGTTCACGGACGCGAGCCAGCGCTACATGCGCAACCACATCGAACTCGATACGCTCGAAGCGCTGGCGCGTTTTCCGCGCGTGCCGGCAGGCTCATCGACACGTTAG
- a CDS encoding glycine betaine ABC transporter substrate-binding protein, whose amino-acid sequence MKPLKRKMLCGALGAALVVAMSASFSTGAVADTKPTIKIGYVEGWDDSVATSNVAKRVIEKRLGYQVELVPVAAGMMWQGVARGDLDATLSAWLPVTQGAYWDKFKTQVKDLGVNFPDAKIGLIVPASAPANSLADLEAQKAAFGGRIVGIDAGAGVMKKTADAIKAYNLDYQLMPSSGAAMTAELAREIQANKPVIVTGWAPHWMFAKWKLKFLDDPKKVFGEAEHVDNVINPALETKAPPVVSFLKKFQWKPGEIDSVMLATQNGTKPDAAADAWIAAHTDRVDSWVSGAK is encoded by the coding sequence ATGAAACCCTTGAAGAGAAAGATGCTGTGCGGCGCGCTGGGCGCCGCGCTCGTGGTGGCGATGAGTGCGTCGTTCAGCACGGGTGCCGTGGCCGACACGAAGCCGACCATCAAGATCGGCTATGTGGAAGGCTGGGACGACAGCGTGGCCACCTCGAACGTGGCCAAACGCGTGATCGAGAAACGCCTCGGCTACCAGGTCGAACTGGTGCCCGTCGCGGCGGGCATGATGTGGCAGGGCGTGGCGCGCGGCGACCTGGACGCCACGCTGTCGGCGTGGCTGCCCGTCACGCAGGGCGCGTACTGGGACAAGTTCAAGACCCAGGTGAAAGACCTCGGCGTGAATTTCCCTGACGCGAAGATCGGGCTGATCGTGCCGGCCAGCGCGCCCGCGAACAGCCTCGCCGACCTCGAAGCACAGAAGGCGGCCTTCGGCGGCCGCATCGTCGGTATCGACGCCGGCGCCGGCGTGATGAAGAAGACCGCTGACGCCATCAAGGCCTACAACCTCGACTATCAACTGATGCCGAGTTCCGGCGCGGCCATGACGGCCGAACTCGCGCGCGAGATCCAGGCCAACAAGCCCGTGATCGTGACGGGCTGGGCACCGCACTGGATGTTCGCGAAGTGGAAGCTCAAGTTCCTCGACGATCCGAAGAAGGTATTCGGCGAGGCCGAGCACGTGGACAACGTGATCAACCCGGCGCTTGAAACGAAGGCGCCGCCGGTGGTCTCGTTCCTCAAGAAATTCCAGTGGAAGCCGGGCGAAATCGACAGCGTGATGCTCGCGACGCAGAACGGCACCAAGCCGGATGCTGCCGCCGATGCCTGGATCGCCGCGCACACCGATCGCGTGGACAGCTGGGTGTCGGGCGCGAAGTAA